One stretch of Flavobacterium sp. 9 DNA includes these proteins:
- the hisS gene encoding histidine--tRNA ligase translates to MASKPSIPQGTRDFSPAEVSKRQYIIQTIKSNFEKFGFQPIETPSFENSDTLMGKYGEEGDRLIFKILNSGNFFFNKNKIELPESIESLQVNSAETISLEQRIELNKFTGKISEKALRYDLTVPFARYVVQHQNEIEFPFKRYQIQPVWRADRPQRGRYREFYQCDADVVGSKSLWQEVELVQLYDTVFTSLGLEGVTIKINNRKILSGIAEVIGASDKLIDFTVALDKLDKIGEDGVKKEMIEKGIAEEALVKVQPLFSFTGTFSDKINQLSDLLAESEEGMKGVEELKFICDNVATLGLATATLDLDVTLARGLNYYTGAIFEVAAPKTVSMGSIGGGGRYDDLTGIFGLKNMSGVGISFGLDRIYLVLEELQLFPETVAATSKALFINYGDTEALYASQAIQKLRKENIKVELYPDNVKVGKQFQYADKRLIPFAVIAGEQEIASNSYSLKNLVSGEQISVDFEGLKAALLV, encoded by the coding sequence ATGGCTTCAAAACCAAGTATACCACAAGGAACAAGAGATTTTTCGCCTGCAGAGGTGTCAAAACGTCAATATATTATTCAAACCATAAAAAGTAATTTCGAGAAATTTGGTTTTCAGCCTATTGAAACACCATCTTTTGAAAATTCAGATACTTTAATGGGGAAATATGGTGAAGAAGGTGATCGTTTGATTTTTAAAATATTGAACTCTGGTAACTTTTTCTTCAATAAAAATAAAATTGAATTACCTGAATCTATAGAATCACTGCAAGTTAATTCGGCAGAAACAATTAGTCTTGAGCAAAGAATTGAGCTGAATAAATTTACAGGAAAAATTTCTGAAAAAGCATTGCGTTACGATTTAACAGTTCCGTTTGCGAGATACGTGGTACAACACCAAAACGAAATTGAATTTCCTTTTAAGAGATACCAAATTCAACCGGTTTGGAGAGCTGACAGACCGCAAAGAGGACGATACAGAGAATTTTATCAATGTGATGCTGACGTTGTTGGTTCAAAATCATTGTGGCAGGAAGTAGAATTGGTTCAATTATATGATACTGTTTTTACGTCTTTAGGATTAGAAGGTGTGACAATTAAAATCAATAATAGAAAAATATTATCAGGAATTGCCGAAGTAATTGGCGCTTCAGATAAATTGATTGATTTTACGGTTGCTCTTGATAAGCTTGATAAAATTGGCGAAGACGGAGTTAAAAAAGAAATGATCGAAAAAGGTATTGCCGAAGAAGCGTTGGTTAAAGTTCAGCCGCTTTTTAGTTTTACAGGAACTTTTTCAGATAAGATAAATCAACTTTCAGATTTACTGGCTGAATCAGAAGAAGGGATGAAAGGAGTAGAAGAACTGAAATTTATTTGTGACAATGTGGCAACTTTAGGTTTGGCAACTGCGACATTAGATCTTGATGTAACTCTTGCTCGTGGATTGAATTATTATACAGGAGCTATTTTTGAAGTAGCAGCTCCAAAAACCGTTTCAATGGGTTCTATTGGTGGTGGCGGAAGATACGATGACTTGACTGGTATTTTTGGTTTGAAAAATATGAGTGGCGTTGGAATTTCCTTTGGTTTAGACCGAATTTATTTGGTTCTGGAAGAATTACAATTATTCCCGGAAACTGTTGCAGCAACATCAAAAGCATTGTTTATTAATTATGGAGATACTGAAGCTTTATATGCTTCACAAGCGATTCAAAAGTTAAGAAAAGAAAATATAAAAGTAGAATTGTATCCTGATAATGTAAAAGTTGGAAAACAATTTCAATATGCAGATAAACGTCTGATTCCGTTTGCAGTAATTGCAGGTGAACAAGAAATTGCATCAAATTCATATTCGCTTAAAAATCTAGTTTCAGGAGAACAGATTTCTGTTGATTTTGAAGGATTGAAAGCTGCTTTATTGGTATAA
- a CDS encoding ABC transporter permease gives MMLKLLRENIRIAFGSIKTQLLRTILTVLIIAIGITALVGILTVVTALENTVSTNFASMGANTFNINQYENTVRNRGGNEREVINPIISYPEAVAFKNKYKYPFTETSLSFTATSTAEVKYLDQKTDPEITILGVDEHYIGNSGLETTSGRSFNQFDIDNNTYSCVVGSDFEKGLLKDVNPIDKVISIRGARFKVIGVLKEKGSTFGHSQDLRVLIPIQVARSLFTAPNINYTMSVMVSKKELLDEAVDNATSTMRRVRKLSPVRDNNFGIGRSDDLINRILGITQYLGWAAWIISIITILGSSIALMNIMIVSVTERTREIGVRKALGATKATISIQFFIETLLIGQIGGLVGIVIGILLGFGIAAAMSFAFVIPWMAIFAAFATSFMVAIVSGLYPAIKASQLDPIEALRYE, from the coding sequence ATGATGCTAAAATTATTAAGAGAAAATATCCGAATTGCTTTTGGTTCTATCAAAACACAATTATTACGAACCATACTTACCGTACTAATTATTGCAATTGGGATTACTGCTTTGGTAGGAATCCTTACTGTTGTAACGGCGCTTGAAAATACTGTTTCGACCAATTTTGCATCAATGGGAGCTAATACTTTCAACATCAATCAATACGAAAATACGGTTAGAAATCGTGGCGGAAATGAACGTGAAGTCATAAATCCAATTATTTCTTATCCCGAAGCTGTAGCTTTCAAAAACAAATACAAATATCCTTTTACCGAAACTTCTCTTTCGTTTACAGCAACATCTACCGCAGAAGTTAAATATTTAGACCAAAAAACAGATCCGGAAATTACTATTCTTGGCGTTGACGAACATTATATTGGCAACTCAGGTTTAGAAACTACATCCGGACGTTCTTTCAATCAATTTGATATTGACAATAATACTTATTCCTGCGTTGTAGGTTCTGATTTCGAAAAAGGATTATTGAAAGATGTTAACCCAATTGATAAAGTTATTTCGATTCGTGGTGCTCGTTTTAAAGTAATTGGCGTTTTAAAAGAAAAAGGATCAACTTTTGGTCACAGTCAGGATTTACGCGTTTTGATTCCTATACAAGTAGCACGATCTTTATTTACGGCTCCAAACATCAATTACACGATGAGTGTAATGGTTTCTAAAAAAGAACTGTTAGACGAAGCTGTTGATAATGCAACAAGTACGATGCGAAGAGTTCGTAAACTGAGTCCTGTTCGTGATAACAACTTTGGTATTGGCCGAAGCGACGATTTAATCAACAGAATTCTAGGAATCACACAATATCTAGGTTGGGCTGCTTGGATTATCAGCATTATTACCATTTTAGGATCTTCGATTGCCTTGATGAATATTATGATTGTTTCGGTTACAGAACGTACACGGGAAATTGGCGTTCGTAAAGCTTTGGGCGCCACAAAAGCAACCATTTCTATTCAGTTTTTTATAGAGACTTTATTAATTGGCCAAATTGGTGGTTTAGTTGGTATCGTAATCGGAATTCTTCTGGGATTTGGTATAGCAGCCGCAATGAGTTTTGCATTTGTGATTCCGTGGATGGCAATTTTTGCCGCTTTTGCCACAAGTTTTATGGTTGCAATTGTTTCGGGATTATATCCTGCAATAAAAGCTTCACAACTTGATCCTATCGAGGCTTTGCGTTATGAATAA
- the prmC gene encoding peptide chain release factor N(5)-glutamine methyltransferase has protein sequence MKIKQYRTQFIKELAPFYDAYEAESFFYLILEDKHQLRQIDLALNHELTFTENDFVVWDSLLAQLKQEVPIQYLLGKTSFYGLDFEVNENVLIPRPETEELVEWIVNENAADNKTKKIKILDIGTGSGCIAISLAKNLPNAEVYGFDVSKKAIETAKRNAINNNVDVTFMFQDVLELEELRCKFDVIVSNPPYVRNLEKEEIRKNVLDYEPHLALFVDDNDALIFYRKIAELAKKNFLENGKLYFEINQYLGKEMTDLLEKMDFKNIELRKDIYDNDRMMKGSI, from the coding sequence ATGAAAATTAAACAATACCGTACTCAATTTATAAAAGAATTAGCGCCTTTTTACGATGCATACGAAGCCGAAAGTTTTTTCTATTTGATTTTAGAAGACAAACATCAGTTACGACAAATTGATTTGGCTTTAAATCACGAATTGACTTTTACTGAAAATGATTTTGTGGTTTGGGATTCCTTATTAGCACAATTAAAACAAGAAGTTCCAATTCAGTATTTGCTGGGTAAAACCAGTTTTTATGGTTTGGATTTTGAAGTAAATGAGAATGTTCTTATTCCTCGTCCGGAAACAGAAGAATTGGTAGAATGGATTGTTAATGAGAATGCTGCTGATAATAAAACTAAAAAAATAAAAATCCTTGATATCGGAACCGGCAGTGGATGTATAGCAATTTCATTGGCTAAAAATCTTCCAAATGCTGAAGTTTATGGTTTTGATGTTTCTAAAAAAGCAATAGAAACAGCCAAAAGGAATGCAATAAACAATAACGTTGATGTTACTTTTATGTTTCAGGATGTTCTGGAATTAGAAGAATTGAGATGTAAATTTGACGTTATTGTTTCAAATCCACCATATGTTCGCAATTTAGAAAAAGAAGAAATCCGAAAGAATGTTCTGGATTATGAGCCACATTTGGCACTTTTTGTAGATGACAATGATGCTTTGATTTTTTATCGAAAAATCGCTGAATTGGCAAAGAAGAACTTTTTGGAAAACGGAAAATTGTATTTCGAAATTAATCAGTATTTAGGAAAAGAAATGACTGATTTATTAGAGAAAATGGATTTTAAAAACATAGAACTTCGAAAGGATATCTACGACAACGATCGTATGATGAAAGGAAGTATTTAG
- a CDS encoding GNAT family N-acetyltransferase, whose product MKNWIIRLIKKEDNQAVAKLIRSVFDEMEIPKVGTAYEDPYLDLMFEEYNKPKSAYFVVENEGEIVGCAGIAPLENGEPNISELQKMYFLPETRGLGIGAKMMETCLDEARNFGFEKCYIETMPFMHAAQKLYKKSGFEYLNAPMGNTGHSSCPVWMLKVL is encoded by the coding sequence ATGAAAAATTGGATTATTAGATTAATAAAAAAAGAAGACAATCAGGCAGTTGCAAAATTAATACGATCAGTTTTTGATGAAATGGAAATTCCAAAAGTTGGTACAGCTTACGAAGATCCGTATTTAGATTTAATGTTTGAAGAATATAACAAGCCCAAATCGGCTTATTTTGTAGTTGAAAACGAAGGGGAAATTGTAGGTTGCGCCGGAATTGCACCTTTAGAGAATGGAGAACCAAATATTAGTGAATTGCAAAAGATGTATTTTTTGCCAGAAACACGAGGTTTAGGAATTGGAGCTAAAATGATGGAAACATGTTTAGACGAAGCAAGGAATTTTGGTTTTGAAAAATGTTATATCGAGACAATGCCTTTTATGCACGCTGCTCAAAAATTATATAAAAAATCAGGTTTTGAGTATTTAAATGCTCCAATGGGAAATACTGGGCATAGTTCTTGTCCGGTTTGGATGTTGAAAGTGTTGTAA
- the ribD gene encoding bifunctional diaminohydroxyphosphoribosylaminopyrimidine deaminase/5-amino-6-(5-phosphoribosylamino)uracil reductase RibD, giving the protein MNIHEKYIKRCIELAQNGFGTTYPNPMVGSVIVYEGKIIGEGWHKKAGEPHAEVNAVRSVKDKSLLKKATIYVSLEPCSHFGKTPPCCDLIIEHKIPNVVVGTVDPNEKVAGNGIKKLIASGANVVVGVLEKECNELNKRFFTFHEQKRPYIILKWAESQDGFLSPEKEANQDRKPIWITNQYSRQLVHKWRSEEQAILVGTKTVIDDNPKLNVRDWAGNNPVRVVLDQNNRIPKDSFIFDNSVKTIIFTKSEINFPSENTTFERIDFNENMIQSILSVLYQNQIQSIIIEGGLQTLQSFIDQNIWDEARIFVGKTIFENGTKAPVLQKKNVTKTYIQNDELINVRNHD; this is encoded by the coding sequence GTGAATATACATGAAAAATATATAAAACGCTGCATAGAATTGGCACAAAATGGCTTTGGAACTACATATCCAAATCCAATGGTTGGAAGTGTAATTGTTTATGAAGGCAAAATTATTGGTGAAGGCTGGCATAAAAAAGCCGGAGAACCTCATGCGGAAGTCAACGCTGTTCGATCTGTAAAAGATAAATCGCTGTTGAAAAAAGCCACTATTTATGTGAGTTTAGAACCTTGCAGTCATTTTGGAAAAACTCCGCCTTGTTGCGATTTAATTATCGAACACAAAATTCCGAATGTAGTTGTGGGAACTGTTGATCCCAATGAAAAAGTGGCAGGAAACGGAATCAAAAAATTAATTGCTTCGGGAGCGAATGTTGTTGTTGGTGTTTTAGAAAAAGAATGCAATGAGCTCAACAAACGTTTTTTTACTTTTCATGAGCAAAAAAGACCTTACATTATATTAAAATGGGCCGAAAGTCAAGATGGCTTTTTATCTCCTGAAAAAGAAGCAAATCAGGATCGAAAACCTATTTGGATAACGAATCAATATTCGAGACAATTGGTTCATAAATGGCGCAGCGAAGAACAGGCAATATTAGTAGGAACAAAAACCGTTATTGACGACAATCCAAAGTTAAATGTTAGGGATTGGGCAGGAAATAATCCTGTGAGAGTTGTTTTGGACCAAAATAACAGGATTCCAAAAGATAGTTTTATTTTTGATAACAGTGTGAAAACCATCATATTTACAAAATCAGAAATTAACTTTCCCTCAGAAAACACTACCTTTGAGAGAATTGATTTTAACGAAAATATGATCCAATCGATTTTGTCCGTTTTATACCAAAATCAAATTCAGTCTATAATTATAGAAGGCGGTTTACAGACTTTGCAATCTTTTATAGATCAAAATATTTGGGATGAAGCTCGAATTTTTGTTGGAAAAACAATTTTCGAAAACGGAACAAAAGCACCGGTTCTTCAGAAGAAAAATGTAACGAAAACTTACATTCAAAATGACGAATTAATAAATGTTAGAAATCATGATTGA
- a CDS encoding HAD family phosphatase, whose product MIDTIIFDFGDIFINLDKQATISGLQKLGMTEWNSEFDRLNLLFETGDISHDDFLAGFQKELPNASIEEILEAWNAVLADFPLYRLEFLQMLTKKYRLFLLSNTDSIHIETFENKSGISFYSDFYQCFEKVYFSFEIGMRKPNADVFQYVINKHELSPKRTLFVDDKKENTDAAAALGLHVWNLQVGQEDVVDLFDKKIL is encoded by the coding sequence ATGATTGATACTATAATTTTTGACTTTGGAGACATTTTTATCAATTTAGATAAACAGGCAACTATTTCGGGATTACAGAAATTAGGAATGACGGAATGGAATTCAGAATTTGATCGTTTGAACCTTTTGTTTGAAACCGGAGATATTTCGCATGATGATTTTTTGGCAGGTTTTCAAAAAGAACTTCCAAATGCATCAATCGAAGAAATTCTTGAAGCGTGGAATGCAGTTTTGGCAGACTTCCCATTATACCGATTAGAGTTTTTACAAATGCTTACTAAAAAATATAGACTGTTTTTATTAAGCAATACAGATTCGATTCATATTGAAACTTTCGAAAATAAAAGCGGAATCTCATTTTATAGTGATTTCTATCAATGTTTTGAAAAAGTCTATTTTTCTTTTGAAATTGGAATGCGAAAACCAAATGCCGATGTTTTTCAATATGTAATCAACAAACATGAATTATCTCCAAAACGAACTTTATTTGTAGATGATAAAAAAGAAAATACAGATGCGGCCGCTGCTTTAGGACTTCATGTCTGGAATTTGCAAGTTGGGCAGGAAGATGTTGTTGATTTATTTGATAAAAAAATATTGTAG
- a CDS encoding YigZ family protein encodes MEYNDTYQTIAFESEEVLFKEKGSKFFGYAFPIESEDEVKPIIENLKKQHPHAVHFCYAYQLGTAPKISYRANDDGEPSNTAGAPIYGQIQSFGLTNVLVVVVRIFGGVKLGVGGLIAAYKTTAQMTLEICEIVEKTIDVQFLISFDYKNMNKVMRVIKEKKLEITSQEMEINEDSGLPIGKISTKTRKKNAESIFDIFDLMFEIDIKII; translated from the coding sequence TTGGAATATAACGATACGTACCAAACCATTGCTTTTGAATCTGAAGAAGTTCTTTTTAAAGAAAAAGGAAGTAAGTTCTTCGGCTATGCTTTTCCTATAGAAAGCGAGGATGAAGTAAAACCTATTATCGAAAATCTTAAAAAGCAACATCCGCACGCGGTACATTTTTGTTATGCTTATCAATTAGGGACAGCTCCAAAAATTTCTTATCGCGCTAATGATGATGGCGAACCAAGTAATACGGCTGGCGCTCCAATTTATGGACAAATACAATCTTTTGGACTAACAAATGTTTTAGTTGTTGTGGTCAGGATTTTTGGAGGTGTTAAATTAGGTGTTGGCGGTTTGATTGCTGCTTATAAAACAACCGCACAAATGACTCTCGAAATTTGTGAAATTGTCGAAAAAACAATTGATGTTCAGTTTTTAATCTCTTTTGACTATAAAAACATGAACAAAGTAATGCGTGTTATTAAAGAGAAAAAACTGGAAATTACTTCTCAGGAAATGGAAATTAACGAAGATTCCGGGCTTCCAATTGGTAAAATATCGACGAAAACGCGCAAAAAAAATGCCGAATCTATATTCGACATTTTTGATTTAATGTTTGAAATCGACATTAAAATTATCTAA
- a CDS encoding thioesterase family protein: MKNHQTQVRVRYSETDQMGVVYHGNYVPYFEIGRVEWLRDKGISYKSMEESGIGLPIVSMQINYKKSARYDELLTIHTTFKSQSSVKIEFDCEIYNEANELLTTAVFILVFISLKTGRPTAPPDYILELFKTLV, encoded by the coding sequence ATGAAAAATCATCAAACGCAAGTGCGTGTTCGTTACTCAGAAACTGACCAAATGGGAGTTGTTTATCACGGAAATTATGTTCCATATTTTGAGATAGGACGCGTGGAATGGCTTAGAGATAAAGGGATTTCGTATAAAAGTATGGAAGAAAGCGGAATTGGATTACCTATTGTTTCTATGCAAATAAATTATAAAAAATCGGCGCGTTATGATGAGCTCTTGACGATTCATACTACTTTCAAAAGTCAATCATCTGTTAAGATTGAATTTGACTGCGAGATCTATAATGAGGCAAATGAGTTATTAACAACTGCAGTGTTTATTTTAGTATTTATTTCGTTAAAAACAGGTCGTCCAACAGCACCTCCAGATTACATTTTAGAATTGTTTAAAACACTTGTATAA
- the dnaA gene encoding chromosomal replication initiator protein DnaA: MTKTAQSVWENCLSFIKDNIQDQAYKTWFEPIKSVELTDNALYIQVPSKFFYEWLEEHYVKLLKVALTKELGKNAKLLYKIKMENTYGNKQPFTEQLPSANRVPMKPQEVDAPFKNLNPELKNPFVIPGIRNLKIESQLNANYSFDNFLEGDSNRLARSAGMAVANKPGGTSFNPLLIFGGVGLGKTHLAHAIGVEVKDKYPEKTVLYISAEIFTQQYIDSVKKNNRNDFIHFYQLIDVLIIDDVQFLSGKSGTQDVFFHIFNYLHQNGKQVILTSDKAPVDMQDIEQRLLSRFKWGLSAELHQPDYETRISILKNILYRDGVEMPEDIIEYVARNIKSNVRELEGAIISLIAQSSFNKKEVTIELAKSVVEKFVKNVKREISIDYIQKIVSDYFQLDIETLQSKTRKRHVVQARQLAMFFAKKFTKASLANIGSQIGDRDHATVLHACKTVDNLVSTDKQFKKFVEDINKKLTL; the protein is encoded by the coding sequence ATGACTAAAACTGCTCAATCGGTATGGGAAAACTGTTTGTCTTTTATAAAGGACAATATTCAAGATCAAGCATACAAAACTTGGTTCGAACCAATCAAATCAGTTGAGCTAACCGACAACGCATTATATATTCAAGTACCAAGTAAATTTTTCTACGAATGGCTAGAAGAACATTACGTAAAATTATTGAAAGTAGCGCTTACCAAAGAACTGGGAAAAAACGCAAAGTTACTCTATAAAATTAAAATGGAGAACACTTATGGCAATAAACAACCGTTTACCGAACAGTTGCCAAGTGCCAACAGAGTGCCAATGAAACCGCAAGAGGTTGATGCTCCGTTTAAAAACTTAAATCCTGAACTTAAAAATCCGTTTGTAATTCCTGGAATTAGAAATCTTAAAATTGAATCGCAGTTAAATGCAAATTACAGTTTTGACAATTTCTTAGAAGGAGACTCAAACCGTTTGGCTCGTTCTGCAGGTATGGCTGTAGCCAATAAACCTGGAGGAACATCATTTAATCCGTTATTGATTTTTGGTGGAGTTGGTTTAGGAAAAACACACTTAGCACACGCTATTGGTGTTGAAGTAAAAGATAAATATCCTGAAAAAACGGTTCTATATATTTCTGCCGAGATTTTCACACAACAATATATTGATTCGGTAAAAAAGAATAATCGTAATGATTTCATTCACTTTTACCAATTGATCGACGTTTTGATTATTGATGATGTTCAGTTTTTATCTGGAAAATCAGGAACTCAAGACGTATTTTTCCATATTTTCAATTATTTACATCAAAATGGAAAACAGGTAATTTTGACTTCGGACAAAGCTCCTGTTGACATGCAAGATATCGAACAACGTTTATTATCTCGTTTTAAATGGGGATTATCTGCTGAATTACATCAGCCGGATTATGAAACCAGAATTTCGATCTTAAAAAACATCTTATATCGTGATGGTGTTGAAATGCCGGAAGATATTATTGAATATGTTGCCCGTAACATTAAATCTAATGTTAGAGAACTTGAAGGCGCAATTATTTCGCTAATCGCACAATCTTCTTTCAATAAAAAAGAAGTTACGATTGAGTTAGCTAAAAGCGTTGTAGAGAAATTTGTTAAAAACGTAAAGAGAGAAATCTCTATCGATTATATTCAAAAAATTGTGTCTGATTATTTTCAGTTGGATATTGAAACACTTCAATCTAAAACTAGAAAAAGGCATGTTGTTCAAGCGAGACAATTGGCAATGTTTTTTGCAAAGAAATTTACCAAAGCTTCTTTGGCAAACATTGGTTCACAAATTGGAGATCGTGATCACGCAACCGTATTACACGCTTGTAAAACTGTTGACAATCTAGTTTCTACAGACAAACAATTCAAGAAATTTGTCGAAGACATCAATAAAAAATTAACGCTATAA
- a CDS encoding low molecular weight protein-tyrosine-phosphatase, with product MPVKVLMVCLGNICRSPLAEGILASKLPNNTFVVDSAGTGSWHVGHSPDKRSIAVATKNGINIQNQKGRQFQTSDFEDCDYIYVMDNSNYRDVIHLAKTEEHKNKVHLILNELFPDENVDVPDPYFGVANGFDNVYQMLDEVTDIIAKKLIEKHS from the coding sequence ATGCCAGTAAAAGTTTTAATGGTTTGTTTGGGCAATATTTGCAGATCGCCTTTAGCCGAAGGAATTTTAGCTTCAAAATTACCAAACAACACTTTTGTAGTTGATTCTGCAGGAACCGGATCCTGGCACGTAGGTCATTCACCAGACAAACGTTCTATTGCTGTTGCCACAAAAAACGGCATAAACATTCAAAATCAAAAAGGAAGACAGTTTCAAACTTCCGATTTTGAAGACTGTGACTACATCTATGTCATGGATAATTCTAATTATCGCGATGTAATTCACCTTGCAAAAACAGAAGAACACAAAAACAAAGTTCATCTTATTCTAAACGAATTGTTTCCAGATGAAAATGTAGATGTACCCGATCCATACTTTGGTGTTGCTAATGGTTTTGACAATGTATATCAAATGTTGGATGAAGTAACGGATATAATCGCAAAAAAACTCATCGAAAAACATTCATAA
- a CDS encoding SAM-dependent methyltransferase: MKLLGKLYLIPTTMGESDPMDVLPQTVKRSIDFIDHYIVENEKTARKSIKAVSPEKKQSELILFTLNKRTEPSEHLDFIKPLLEGKNVGLMSEAGCPGVADPGAVIVKLAHEKGIQVVPLVGPSSILLAMMASGMNGQSFTFNGYLPIDKDEKKSALKHFEKLSQDKNQSQIFIETPYRNNKLVEDILQIVNPSTHLCIATDITLPTEFIKTMRVSDWKKLKVDLHNRPTIFIIHKM; this comes from the coding sequence ATGAAACTTCTAGGAAAATTATATTTAATTCCAACTACAATGGGCGAAAGTGATCCGATGGACGTTTTACCGCAAACAGTAAAAAGAAGCATTGATTTTATAGATCATTATATTGTTGAAAACGAAAAAACAGCCAGAAAATCTATAAAAGCTGTTTCTCCTGAGAAAAAACAATCCGAACTTATACTTTTCACACTTAACAAACGCACAGAACCAAGTGAACATTTAGATTTCATAAAACCTTTATTAGAAGGAAAAAATGTTGGATTAATGAGTGAAGCCGGTTGTCCCGGTGTTGCTGATCCTGGTGCTGTTATCGTAAAATTGGCGCATGAAAAAGGAATTCAGGTTGTTCCTTTGGTTGGACCATCTTCTATTTTATTGGCAATGATGGCTTCTGGAATGAATGGTCAGAGTTTTACTTTCAACGGATATTTACCTATTGATAAAGACGAAAAAAAATCGGCATTGAAACATTTTGAGAAATTATCTCAGGATAAAAATCAATCTCAGATTTTTATTGAAACTCCATACAGAAACAATAAATTGGTTGAAGATATTTTGCAAATCGTAAATCCTTCGACTCATCTTTGTATTGCAACTGACATTACGTTACCAACGGAATTTATTAAGACAATGCGTGTTTCTGACTGGAAAAAGTTGAAAGTTGATTTACATAACCGACCAACGATTTTTATTATTCATAAAATGTAA
- a CDS encoding energy transducer TonB produces the protein MKKFLVLILICSVQNIFSQNVFPETTKGSDKLLIDASPTISTDETIPPQGAIPNNDNNIYNTAGIDVRPEFPGGMAAFDKFIEKNFKIPNDNPALKGKIYMTFIVEKDGSLSNIKILRDIGYETGAEAIRVLKASPKWKPGQKNNKLVRVLFSLPISVNNFAK, from the coding sequence ATGAAAAAGTTTCTAGTTCTGATTTTGATTTGTTCTGTACAAAATATTTTCTCTCAAAATGTATTTCCAGAAACTACCAAAGGAAGTGACAAACTTCTCATTGATGCCTCACCTACTATAAGTACCGACGAGACAATTCCGCCACAAGGAGCTATTCCTAATAATGATAATAACATTTACAATACTGCAGGAATAGATGTTAGACCGGAGTTTCCCGGAGGAATGGCTGCATTTGATAAATTTATCGAGAAAAATTTCAAAATTCCAAATGACAATCCAGCTCTAAAGGGTAAAATTTATATGACCTTTATAGTAGAAAAAGATGGTTCATTAAGTAACATTAAAATCCTGAGAGATATTGGATATGAAACAGGAGCCGAAGCTATTCGTGTTTTAAAGGCTTCTCCTAAATGGAAACCAGGACAAAAAAACAACAAATTAGTTCGAGTTCTTTTTTCACTGCCAATTTCTGTAAATAATTTCGCAAAGTAA